One Leifsonia shinshuensis DNA window includes the following coding sequences:
- a CDS encoding SHOCT domain-containing protein has protein sequence MNGFWNFIWLIFWAFAFVAYLMVLFTILVDLFRDDKLNGWWKAVWVIFLIFVPFLTALVYLIARGRGMAERNARDRRTVPEDTDYYTHPTPSATPAADIEQAKALLDKGVISQNEFDALKAKALGNRF, from the coding sequence GTGAACGGCTTCTGGAACTTCATCTGGCTGATCTTCTGGGCGTTCGCCTTCGTCGCCTACCTGATGGTGCTGTTCACGATCCTGGTCGACCTCTTCCGCGACGACAAGCTCAACGGCTGGTGGAAGGCCGTGTGGGTGATCTTCCTGATCTTCGTGCCCTTCCTCACCGCGCTGGTCTACCTGATCGCGCGCGGACGCGGCATGGCCGAGCGCAACGCGCGGGACCGGCGCACCGTCCCGGAGGACACGGACTACTACACGCATCCCACACCGTCCGCCACGCCGGCCGCCGACATCGAGCAGGCGAAGGCACTCCTGGACAAGGGCGTGATCAGCCAGAACGAGTTCGACGCGCTGAAGGCGAAGGCGCTCGGCAACCGTTTCTGA
- a CDS encoding GntR family transcriptional regulator, with product MPVPIAEAVSPRRLIRDEVFVRLLDAIVDGDLTPGEQLYDAEIEKWVGVSRTPVREALNQLAAMGLVEIMPQKRTRVTPIDPERLRALIDTVGSLLTGIVRDATPLLTEDDKDALRAFTERFGDGDGMAELVKERVLTDGFVNVFLRRLDNRTLAKLFTRHLPEVRRALIAAPSSKAFTKGAPHLASAVAAAVAGNGAKAAAGVSDFWNKGLVTVVDEFGTKAALSGKEGR from the coding sequence ATGCCTGTACCCATCGCAGAGGCCGTCAGTCCCCGACGGCTCATCAGAGACGAAGTCTTCGTTCGTCTCCTCGACGCCATCGTCGACGGGGACCTCACTCCCGGAGAGCAGCTCTACGACGCTGAGATCGAGAAGTGGGTCGGAGTCTCCCGCACGCCCGTCCGCGAAGCCCTGAACCAGCTCGCGGCCATGGGGCTCGTGGAGATCATGCCGCAGAAGCGCACCCGCGTCACTCCGATCGACCCCGAACGCCTCCGCGCGCTCATCGACACCGTCGGCAGCCTCCTCACCGGAATCGTGCGCGACGCGACGCCGCTCCTCACCGAGGACGACAAGGACGCCCTCCGCGCCTTCACGGAGCGGTTCGGGGACGGCGACGGGATGGCAGAGCTCGTCAAGGAGCGCGTGCTCACCGACGGCTTCGTCAACGTCTTCCTGCGCCGCCTCGACAATCGCACGCTCGCGAAGCTGTTCACGCGCCACCTCCCCGAGGTGCGCCGGGCGCTGATCGCTGCGCCGTCCTCGAAGGCGTTCACGAAGGGCGCGCCGCACCTCGCGTCCGCCGTCGCCGCGGCCGTCGCCGGCAACGGCGCCAAGGCCGCCGCTGGCGTGTCCGACTTCTGGAACAAGGGGCTCGTCACCGTGGTGGACGAGTTCGGAACGAAGGCCGCACTCTCTGGGAAGGAGGGGCGCTGA
- a CDS encoding GntR family transcriptional regulator, whose amino-acid sequence MPLPVKDSAPVERQLLRDVVYNRLYEGILDGTLEPGETLLDEKLTAWLGVSRTPIREALMKLADIGLVEMAPNRYTRVAPIDLRAIDEAIYTTGLLHEYAARTSVPNLDNAALGRQDKAVKEIRKAAKSNNLPALGRAVNDFFVEFERNSGNDVLLAISEGLSPQVLRYVAVWKRPFDTDELPARVTEIHDAAKAHDGDKAGDLVRALFAPTLAQFLSDYRRSDEDIEESPVV is encoded by the coding sequence ATGCCGCTCCCCGTCAAAGACTCCGCACCCGTCGAGCGCCAGCTCCTGCGCGATGTCGTCTACAACCGCCTCTACGAGGGCATCCTCGACGGCACCCTCGAGCCGGGCGAGACCCTGCTGGACGAAAAGCTCACGGCCTGGCTCGGCGTCTCCCGCACGCCGATCCGCGAGGCGCTGATGAAGCTGGCCGACATCGGCCTGGTCGAGATGGCGCCGAACCGCTACACGCGCGTCGCGCCCATCGACCTCCGCGCCATCGACGAGGCGATCTACACGACAGGGCTCCTGCACGAGTACGCGGCCCGCACCTCGGTCCCGAACCTCGACAACGCCGCGCTCGGCCGTCAGGACAAGGCGGTCAAGGAGATCCGCAAGGCCGCCAAGTCGAACAACCTCCCGGCCCTCGGCCGCGCGGTGAACGACTTCTTCGTGGAGTTCGAGCGCAACAGCGGCAACGACGTGCTGCTCGCGATCAGCGAGGGCCTGAGCCCGCAGGTGCTGCGCTATGTCGCCGTGTGGAAGCGCCCGTTCGACACCGACGAGCTGCCCGCCCGCGTCACGGAGATCCACGACGCCGCCAAGGCGCACGACGGCGACAAGGCCGGTGACCTGGTGCGCGCTCTGTTCGCGCCGACGCTCGCGCAGTTCCTCTCGGACTACCGCCGCAGCGACGAGGACATCGAAGAGAGCCCCGTGGTCTGA
- a CDS encoding Dabb family protein yields MTLRHVVMWKLASTVEAERADQAARIKAGLESLPAVVPEIQRFEVGLNSLPANEFDIVLVSDFADEAALQRYVEHPEHEKVAAYIRSVVSGRAAVDAEY; encoded by the coding sequence TTGACCCTGCGTCACGTCGTCATGTGGAAGCTCGCGTCGACCGTGGAGGCGGAGCGCGCCGACCAGGCCGCCCGCATCAAGGCCGGGCTGGAGTCGCTGCCCGCGGTCGTCCCGGAGATCCAGCGCTTCGAGGTGGGGCTCAACTCCCTGCCGGCGAATGAGTTCGACATCGTGCTCGTGAGCGACTTCGCGGACGAGGCCGCCCTGCAGCGCTACGTCGAGCACCCCGAGCACGAGAAGGTCGCCGCGTACATCCGGTCGGTGGTCTCCGGCCGGGCCGCCGTCGACGCCGAGTACTGA
- a CDS encoding glutaredoxin family protein — translation MSTVTVTLIGKPGCHLCDDAREAIRSVIDGLPAGAPEVRVEELSILEDAGLHERYVEDIPVVLVDGRQHTYWRVDQARLRTALLEEDR, via the coding sequence GTGTCCACCGTCACCGTCACGCTCATCGGCAAGCCGGGCTGTCACCTGTGCGACGACGCACGGGAGGCGATCCGCTCGGTGATCGACGGCCTCCCCGCCGGCGCCCCCGAGGTGCGCGTGGAGGAGCTCAGCATCCTGGAGGACGCCGGGCTGCACGAGCGCTACGTGGAGGACATCCCGGTCGTGCTCGTGGACGGCCGGCAGCACACTTACTGGCGCGTCGACCAGGCGCGCCTGCGCACCGCCCTGCTGGAGGAGGACCGTTGA
- a CDS encoding 30S ribosomal protein bS22 — MGSVIKKRRKRMAKKKHRKLLRKTRHQRRNKK, encoded by the coding sequence GTGGGTTCCGTTATCAAGAAGCGTCGCAAGCGTATGGCGAAGAAGAAGCACCGCAAGCTTCTTCGCAAGACGCGCCACCAGCGTCGCAACAAGAAGTAG
- a CDS encoding helix-turn-helix domain-containing protein yields MAHDGGSNALREVRFLTVAEVADMMRVSRMTVYRLVHSGELPAIRFGRSFRVPESAVAQTLEAVRPHLDGGVADSA; encoded by the coding sequence ATGGCTCACGATGGAGGCTCGAACGCTCTTCGCGAGGTGCGCTTCCTGACGGTCGCCGAGGTGGCCGACATGATGCGCGTCTCCCGGATGACCGTCTACCGGCTCGTCCACTCCGGTGAGCTTCCGGCGATCCGTTTCGGCCGGTCGTTCCGCGTTCCGGAGTCCGCCGTGGCGCAGACGCTGGAGGCCGTGCGGCCGCATCTGGACGGCGGCGTCGCGGACTCGGCGTGA
- a CDS encoding ArsR/SmtB family transcription factor yields the protein MADIFDVIADPTRRDILKVLLDRNSDDARPAGEISVSEIVATLELSQPTVSKHLKVLREASLVSVREEGQHRYYRIDPTPLEAVEDWIIPFTASDVDLSAYSVQLADETREFASTVGKVLADTRRRVERVTPKKWRRD from the coding sequence ATGGCCGACATCTTCGACGTGATCGCCGACCCGACTCGGCGCGACATCCTCAAAGTGCTGCTCGACCGCAACTCGGATGACGCGCGCCCCGCCGGGGAGATCTCGGTCTCGGAGATCGTGGCCACGCTGGAGCTCAGCCAGCCCACCGTGTCCAAGCATTTGAAGGTGCTGCGCGAGGCCTCGCTGGTGTCGGTCCGCGAGGAGGGACAGCACCGGTACTACCGGATCGACCCGACGCCACTGGAGGCCGTGGAGGACTGGATCATCCCGTTCACCGCTTCGGACGTCGACCTGTCCGCCTACTCGGTGCAGCTCGCCGACGAGACCCGCGAGTTCGCCAGCACGGTGGGCAAGGTGCTCGCGGACACCCGGCGCCGGGTGGAGCGCGTCACTCCGAAGAAGTGGCGCAGGGACTAG
- a CDS encoding TrkH family potassium uptake protein, with protein MRTTQPVRRGPAAAGGRVRAALNGFAQRSPSRFAILVFTLLILVFTLLFSLPVSSASGTWTGLADSLFTAVSVICVTGLSTVDMATHWSVFGHLLVYIGVQVGAVGVLTMASILGMIVSRRLGLRAKLMAASDSNPLRIHAGPVAEGQAVRLGDVGKLLRTVAISMVVIEGGVALLLFPRMLIAGMDVGTSIWESLYYSAMAFTNTGFAPNTEGLTPFVEDYWFLGALMIGVFLGAIGFPVILALASNLRKRRRRWSIHVKLTLLTSVILLVAGAVLYIVLEYDNPKTFGHLDAGHTVFQSFFLSTMSRSGGFSTIPISDLHGSSLLVTDMLMFIGGGSASTAGGIKVTTLAVLFLAAFAEARGVESMDAFKRRIPIDVLRLSVAVALWGATIVAVSSILILQITKAPLDHVLFDVISAFATCGLSTGLTEHLPDPGVYVMAATMFCGRVGTVTLAAALAQSQRKQLYQNPEERPLVG; from the coding sequence ATGCGCACGACGCAGCCGGTTCGGCGCGGGCCCGCTGCCGCGGGGGGACGTGTCCGGGCGGCGCTGAACGGCTTCGCCCAGCGGAGTCCGTCGCGGTTCGCGATCCTCGTCTTCACCCTCCTGATCCTCGTCTTCACCCTGCTGTTCTCGCTGCCGGTCTCCTCGGCGTCCGGCACGTGGACCGGCCTGGCCGACTCGCTGTTCACCGCCGTATCCGTCATCTGCGTGACCGGCCTCTCGACGGTCGACATGGCGACGCACTGGTCGGTGTTCGGCCACCTGCTCGTCTACATCGGCGTGCAGGTCGGAGCGGTCGGCGTGCTCACGATGGCGAGCATCCTCGGGATGATCGTCTCGCGCCGCCTGGGGCTGCGCGCGAAGCTGATGGCCGCCAGCGACAGCAACCCGCTGCGGATCCACGCCGGCCCGGTCGCCGAGGGCCAGGCGGTGCGGCTCGGCGACGTCGGCAAGCTGCTGCGCACCGTCGCGATCAGCATGGTCGTCATCGAGGGCGGCGTCGCCCTCCTGCTGTTCCCGCGGATGCTGATCGCCGGGATGGACGTCGGCACGTCGATCTGGGAGAGCCTGTACTACTCGGCCATGGCCTTCACCAACACCGGTTTCGCGCCGAACACCGAGGGCCTGACGCCGTTCGTGGAGGACTACTGGTTCCTCGGCGCGCTGATGATCGGCGTGTTCCTCGGCGCGATCGGCTTCCCGGTGATCCTGGCGCTGGCCTCCAACCTGCGCAAGCGGCGACGGCGCTGGTCCATCCACGTCAAGCTCACCCTGCTGACCTCGGTGATCCTGCTGGTCGCGGGCGCGGTGCTCTACATCGTGCTCGAATACGACAACCCGAAGACGTTCGGCCACCTGGACGCCGGGCACACGGTGTTCCAGTCCTTCTTCCTGTCGACGATGAGCCGCTCGGGAGGCTTCTCCACCATCCCGATCTCCGACCTGCACGGGTCGAGCCTGCTGGTGACCGACATGCTGATGTTCATCGGCGGCGGGTCGGCTTCCACCGCGGGCGGCATCAAGGTCACGACGCTCGCGGTGCTGTTCCTCGCGGCGTTCGCCGAGGCCCGCGGTGTGGAGTCGATGGACGCGTTCAAGCGCCGCATCCCGATCGACGTGCTGCGGCTGTCGGTCGCGGTCGCGCTGTGGGGCGCGACGATCGTGGCGGTGTCGAGCATCCTCATCCTGCAGATCACGAAGGCGCCGCTGGACCACGTGCTCTTCGACGTCATCTCCGCGTTCGCGACCTGCGGCCTGTCGACCGGCCTCACGGAGCATCTGCCCGACCCCGGCGTCTACGTGATGGCGGCCACGATGTTCTGCGGCCGCGTTGGTACAGTGACTCTCGCCGCGGCGCTGGCGCAGAGCCAGCGCAAGCAGCTCTACCAGAACCCCGAGGAGAGGCCGCTCGTTGGTTGA
- a CDS encoding potassium channel family protein — protein MVDRIKHNAPVLVIGLGRFGAATAGQLDRLGREVLAIDTDAGLVQKWADRVTHTVQADARSIETLRQIGAEDFSIAVVAVGSSIEASVLITANLVDLHVPQIWAKAISQSHGKILERIGANHVIYPEAEAGERVAHLVSGRMLDFIEFDDDFALVKMYPPKPIRGLNLTESGVRTKHNITVVGVKSPGKPFTYATADTVVSNHDLIIVSGTSGDIERFAALDS, from the coding sequence TTGGTTGACCGGATCAAGCACAACGCGCCCGTCCTCGTGATCGGCCTCGGCCGGTTCGGCGCGGCGACGGCGGGGCAGCTCGACCGGCTGGGCCGGGAGGTCCTGGCGATCGACACCGACGCCGGGCTGGTGCAGAAGTGGGCCGACCGCGTCACCCACACGGTGCAGGCGGACGCCCGCTCGATCGAGACGCTCCGCCAGATCGGCGCAGAGGACTTCTCCATCGCGGTGGTCGCCGTCGGGTCGTCGATCGAGGCGAGCGTGCTGATCACGGCGAATCTGGTCGACCTCCACGTGCCGCAGATCTGGGCGAAGGCCATCTCGCAGTCGCACGGCAAGATCCTGGAGCGGATCGGCGCCAACCACGTGATCTACCCGGAGGCGGAGGCCGGCGAGCGCGTCGCGCACCTGGTGTCAGGTCGGATGCTCGACTTCATCGAGTTCGACGACGACTTCGCGCTGGTGAAGATGTACCCGCCGAAGCCGATCCGGGGGCTGAACCTCACCGAGTCGGGCGTGCGGACCAAGCACAACATCACCGTCGTCGGGGTGAAGAGCCCGGGCAAGCCGTTCACCTACGCGACGGCGGACACGGTGGTCTCCAACCACGACCTCATCATCGTCTCCGGCACCTCCGGCGATATCGAGCGCTTCGCGGCGCTCGACTCGTAA
- the proC gene encoding pyrroline-5-carboxylate reductase — MSDTKNVTLPTIAMLGAGSMGRAILSGLTAPGVKVDGGIRVTNRSKKRAAELAGVPGVTAFATEEDGDANRAAVDGAELVIVAVKPGMVPDLLREIADSLTPGAIVVSVAAGVTIAKFESLLPKSVTVVRSMPNTPAVVGKAVTGISPGTRTEPDDLALVRALFETVGEVVEVPESQLDALSTISGSGPAYVFFLVEALTAAAIGKGFTPEQARTLVNGTFLGASELLVSSGEDPAELRRRVTSPNGTTERAIGVLAEADLPELFARATDAALARARELAGE; from the coding sequence ATGAGCGACACGAAGAACGTCACGCTGCCCACCATCGCGATGCTCGGAGCGGGCTCGATGGGGCGCGCCATCCTCTCCGGGCTGACCGCGCCGGGAGTGAAGGTCGACGGCGGCATCCGGGTCACCAACCGGTCGAAGAAGCGCGCCGCCGAGCTCGCCGGTGTGCCGGGCGTCACCGCCTTCGCGACCGAGGAGGACGGCGACGCCAACCGCGCGGCGGTCGACGGCGCCGAGCTCGTGATCGTCGCCGTGAAGCCGGGGATGGTGCCCGACCTGCTGCGCGAGATCGCCGACTCGCTGACGCCCGGCGCCATCGTGGTCAGCGTGGCGGCCGGCGTCACGATCGCGAAATTCGAGTCGCTGCTGCCGAAGTCCGTGACCGTCGTCCGCTCGATGCCGAACACGCCGGCGGTCGTGGGCAAGGCCGTCACCGGCATCAGCCCCGGCACCCGCACCGAGCCCGACGACCTCGCGCTGGTGCGCGCGCTGTTCGAGACCGTCGGGGAGGTAGTGGAGGTGCCGGAGTCGCAGCTCGACGCGCTCAGCACCATCTCCGGCTCCGGCCCGGCGTACGTGTTCTTCCTGGTGGAGGCGCTGACCGCTGCGGCGATCGGAAAGGGCTTCACGCCCGAGCAGGCCCGCACGCTGGTCAACGGCACGTTCCTCGGCGCCTCCGAGCTGCTGGTCTCCTCCGGTGAGGATCCCGCCGAGCTCCGCCGCCGCGTCACCAGCCCGAACGGCACCACCGAGCGCGCGATCGGCGTGCTGGCGGAGGCCGACCTCCCCGAGCTGTTCGCGCGCGCGACCGACGCCGCCCTGGCCCGGGCGCGCGAGCTCGCCGGCGAGTAA
- a CDS encoding cation diffusion facilitator family transporter: MSAEGGTRAIVAAFAANLGIALTKFIAWAFSGSSSMLAEGVHSVADSGNQLLLLLGGRQAKKKADKEHPFGYGRERYVYAFVVSIILFSVGGVFSLYEGVEKLTHPHPLENWWLPLLVLFIAIGLESFSLRTAVHESNPLRKGMSWPQFIRRAKAPELPVVLLEDVAALTGLVFALIGVGLTIITGNGVWDGIGTVLIGLLLVAVAIVLGIETKSLLVGEGASDVDVAAIEKAILAGDEVERIIHMRTLYLGPDELLVGAKLAVAGEQNMLEVSAAIDTIERRIRDAVPVARVIYIEPDVWVDPNEQHPATDTIIVKGLE; the protein is encoded by the coding sequence ATGAGCGCAGAAGGTGGCACCAGGGCGATCGTCGCGGCCTTCGCCGCCAACCTCGGGATCGCCCTGACCAAGTTCATCGCGTGGGCGTTCTCCGGGTCGTCCTCGATGCTCGCGGAGGGCGTGCACTCGGTCGCCGACTCCGGCAACCAGCTGCTCCTGCTGCTCGGCGGACGCCAGGCCAAGAAGAAGGCCGACAAGGAGCACCCCTTCGGCTACGGCCGGGAGCGCTACGTCTACGCGTTCGTCGTCTCGATCATCCTGTTCTCGGTCGGCGGCGTCTTCTCGCTGTACGAGGGCGTGGAGAAGCTGACGCATCCGCACCCGCTGGAGAACTGGTGGCTGCCGCTGCTGGTGCTCTTCATCGCGATCGGCCTCGAGTCGTTCTCGCTGCGCACGGCCGTCCACGAGTCGAACCCGCTCCGCAAGGGGATGTCGTGGCCGCAGTTCATCCGGCGCGCGAAGGCCCCCGAGCTGCCGGTCGTGCTGCTGGAGGACGTGGCGGCGCTCACCGGTCTGGTCTTCGCGCTGATCGGCGTCGGGCTCACGATCATCACCGGCAACGGCGTCTGGGACGGCATCGGAACCGTCCTGATCGGCCTCCTGCTGGTCGCGGTCGCGATCGTGCTCGGCATCGAGACCAAGAGCCTGCTGGTCGGCGAGGGCGCCTCCGACGTCGACGTCGCCGCCATCGAGAAGGCGATCCTCGCCGGCGACGAGGTCGAGCGCATCATCCACATGCGCACGCTCTACCTGGGGCCGGACGAACTGCTCGTGGGAGCCAAGCTCGCCGTCGCGGGCGAGCAGAACATGCTGGAGGTCTCGGCCGCGATCGACACGATCGAGCGCCGGATCCGCGACGCCGTCCCCGTCGCACGGGTCATCTACATCGAGCCGGACGTCTGGGTCGACCCCAACGAGCAGCACCCCGCCACCGACACCATCATCGTCAAAGGACTCGAGTGA
- a CDS encoding glutamine amidotransferase, whose translation MTRTALILQHDPSIHLGNIGPVLVEHGYDLRIVDVTTEDVSALDPQDADLVVVLGGEMGAYQTEQFPFLSAEQDLLRARLDAERPTLGVCLGAQLMAGALGERVYKGDTMQIGFRRVEPTEAGATSPIRHFDGVPVVEWHGDTFELPERATRLASSSDYSNEAFAIGGFALAVQFHPEVTDEMHEKWVADGYNELDEHAIDPEAMREDRAQYSARMQEASRAAFSEWLEALPR comes from the coding sequence GTGACCCGCACCGCGCTGATCCTGCAGCACGACCCGTCCATCCACCTCGGCAACATCGGTCCCGTGCTCGTGGAGCACGGCTACGACCTGCGCATCGTCGACGTGACGACGGAGGACGTGTCCGCCCTCGACCCGCAGGACGCGGACCTCGTCGTCGTGCTCGGCGGCGAGATGGGCGCGTACCAGACCGAGCAGTTCCCGTTCCTCTCCGCCGAACAGGACCTGCTGCGCGCGCGTCTCGACGCGGAGCGGCCGACGCTCGGCGTGTGCCTGGGCGCGCAGCTCATGGCCGGCGCCCTCGGCGAGCGCGTCTACAAGGGCGACACCATGCAGATCGGTTTCCGCCGCGTTGAGCCGACGGAGGCCGGGGCGACGTCGCCGATCCGGCACTTCGACGGCGTGCCCGTGGTGGAGTGGCACGGCGACACGTTCGAGCTGCCGGAGCGGGCGACGCGACTGGCGTCGTCCAGCGACTACTCGAACGAGGCGTTCGCGATCGGCGGCTTCGCGCTGGCGGTCCAGTTCCATCCCGAGGTGACCGACGAGATGCACGAGAAGTGGGTCGCGGACGGGTACAACGAATTGGACGAGCACGCGATCGACCCGGAGGCGATGCGCGAGGACCGGGCGCAGTACTCCGCCCGGATGCAGGAGGCCTCCCGCGCCGCGTTCTCGGAGTGGCTGGAGGCGCTGCCGCGCTAG
- the tadA gene encoding tRNA adenosine(34) deaminase TadA has product MTLPVPADYERWMRRAVADARLAFDTGDVPVAALVLDEDGEVIGTGRNERELHRDPTAHAEVLALRAAAATRSDWHLEGCTLVVTLEPCVMCAGAVLAARVPTVVFGAWDEKAGAAGSVYDVLRDRRLNHQVSVYPGVLAEECADLLLDFFRAKR; this is encoded by the coding sequence GTGACCCTTCCCGTGCCCGCCGACTACGAGCGGTGGATGCGCCGTGCCGTCGCCGACGCGCGGCTCGCCTTCGACACCGGGGACGTGCCGGTTGCGGCGCTCGTGCTGGACGAGGACGGCGAGGTCATCGGAACGGGACGCAACGAGCGCGAGCTGCACCGCGACCCGACCGCGCACGCCGAGGTCCTGGCGCTTCGAGCGGCCGCGGCGACCCGCAGCGACTGGCATCTGGAGGGCTGCACGCTCGTCGTGACGCTGGAGCCGTGCGTGATGTGCGCCGGAGCCGTGCTGGCCGCGCGCGTCCCGACCGTGGTGTTCGGGGCGTGGGACGAGAAGGCCGGAGCCGCTGGCTCGGTCTACGACGTGCTGCGCGACCGGAGGCTCAACCACCAGGTGTCGGTGTACCCGGGCGTGCTCGCCGAGGAGTGCGCCGACCTGCTGCTCGACTTCTTCCGCGCGAAGCGCTGA
- the upp gene encoding uracil phosphoribosyltransferase: MRVHVADHPLITHKLSVLRNKETPSPVFRALTEELVTLLAYEATRAVRVEPVEIQTPVTTTMGVTLSQPRPLVVPILRAGLGMLEGMVRLMPTAEVGFLGMARNEETLEPTTYAERLPMDLSDRQCFVLDPMLATGGSLGAAIDFLFSRNAVDVTAICILAAPEGLEALEKATQGRDVTIVLGALDERLNENGYIVPGLGDAGDRLYGTV; encoded by the coding sequence ATGCGAGTGCACGTAGCGGACCACCCCCTGATCACCCACAAGCTCTCCGTGCTCCGCAACAAGGAGACCCCGTCGCCTGTCTTCCGGGCGCTGACCGAGGAACTCGTCACCCTGCTGGCGTACGAGGCCACCCGCGCCGTGCGCGTCGAGCCCGTCGAGATCCAGACCCCGGTGACCACCACCATGGGCGTCACGCTCAGCCAGCCGCGTCCGCTCGTCGTGCCGATCCTGCGCGCGGGCCTCGGGATGCTGGAGGGCATGGTCCGGCTGATGCCGACCGCCGAGGTCGGCTTCCTGGGCATGGCGCGCAACGAGGAGACCCTCGAGCCGACCACGTACGCCGAGCGCCTCCCGATGGACCTCTCCGACCGGCAGTGCTTCGTGCTCGACCCGATGCTGGCGACCGGAGGCTCGCTGGGCGCCGCGATCGACTTCCTGTTCAGCCGCAACGCCGTCGATGTCACGGCCATCTGCATCCTCGCCGCGCCCGAGGGCCTGGAGGCCCTGGAGAAGGCGACCCAGGGCCGCGATGTCACCATCGTGCTCGGCGCCCTGGACGAGCGGTTGAACGAGAACGGATACATTGTGCCCGGTCTCGGCGACGCTGGAGACCGTTTGTACGGCACTGTGTAG
- a CDS encoding winged helix-turn-helix domain-containing protein has product MSLATVDTLRPSTSVAPTAAAAPAPRLRAVPEGTEARGFVLYVGIDELKAAASGTDLGRIVEALKQLTAELAPASETYAAVALAPAGAGGRDVDVVRLALQDPAAIAKHRHVATVDEDEDRASSGVVVDISRKRLILDNQTVSLTYKEFELLQYLVLREGRTIERAELISSLWSNADEDEIPNERTIDVHVRRLRAKLARYEDIVRTVRGVGYRFDRHADVSIRHASAPSPDLF; this is encoded by the coding sequence ATGTCTCTCGCAACCGTCGACACCCTCCGTCCCTCCACTTCCGTCGCCCCGACCGCCGCTGCCGCTCCGGCACCGCGCCTCCGCGCTGTCCCCGAGGGGACAGAGGCCCGCGGCTTCGTCCTCTACGTCGGCATCGACGAGCTGAAGGCCGCGGCCTCCGGCACCGATCTCGGCCGCATCGTCGAAGCCCTCAAGCAGCTGACCGCCGAGCTCGCCCCGGCCTCCGAGACCTACGCCGCCGTCGCCCTGGCCCCGGCCGGCGCCGGCGGGCGCGACGTGGACGTGGTCCGCCTCGCCCTGCAGGACCCGGCCGCGATCGCCAAGCACCGCCACGTGGCGACGGTCGACGAGGACGAGGACCGCGCCTCCTCCGGCGTCGTGGTCGACATCTCCCGCAAGCGCCTCATCCTCGACAACCAGACCGTCTCGCTCACCTACAAGGAGTTCGAGCTGCTGCAGTACCTGGTGCTGCGCGAGGGCCGCACCATCGAGCGCGCCGAGCTGATCTCCTCGCTTTGGTCGAACGCCGACGAGGACGAGATCCCGAACGAGCGCACCATCGACGTCCACGTCCGCCGCCTGCGCGCGAAGCTGGCGCGCTACGAGGACATCGTGCGCACCGTCCGCGGCGTCGGCTACCGCTTCGACCGCCACGCGGACGTGTCGATCCGCCACGCGAGCGCGCCGTCTCCCGACCTGTTCTGA